The following are encoded in a window of Sandaracinaceae bacterium genomic DNA:
- a CDS encoding chorismate-binding protein, whose protein sequence is MPASVSLSLDQFRALAREPGVTVIPLFREILADVVTPVVAQATLGSAEGSFLLESVVGGEKWARYSFVGFDPQRIVRGVANRFETVVGSTVTREDGIDPLERLRETLAEYVPPREVEGLPRFWGGAVGYVTYDAVRRFEPKVGAALGPDDEWEFCFGIGGTLLIFDSVKQVIKVVAPAHVPAGADVDAAYHAAVARVEGAIAQLATPRHPRPLSLPERPSLELPPSNFERARFEAAVVRAQEYIRAGDIFQVVLSQRFRVPLTPGFDVYDVYRAMRSINPSPYMYFLRFSELQIAGASPETLVRLEDGVVSVRPIAGTRHRGATAEEDQAIAEELLADPKERAEHVMLVDLGRNDVGRISGPGEVRVTDQMMIERYSHVMHIVSNVEGKLAAGSDALDVLRATFPAGTLSGAPKVRAMQIIEELEPERRGVYGGAVGYIGFDGNMDVAIAIRTVVARDGALLLQAGAGVVEASVPASEWQETVNKARAGLVALSVGVSGAKQG, encoded by the coding sequence ATGCCCGCCTCCGTGAGTCTCAGCCTCGACCAGTTTCGCGCGCTCGCGCGTGAGCCCGGGGTCACCGTCATCCCGCTCTTCCGCGAGATCCTCGCCGACGTGGTCACCCCGGTGGTGGCGCAGGCCACGCTGGGCAGCGCCGAAGGCAGCTTCCTGCTGGAGAGCGTGGTCGGCGGCGAGAAGTGGGCGCGCTACAGCTTCGTGGGCTTCGACCCGCAGCGCATCGTGCGCGGCGTGGCCAACCGCTTCGAGACCGTGGTTGGCAGCACCGTCACGCGCGAGGACGGCATCGACCCGCTCGAGCGCCTTCGGGAGACGCTGGCCGAGTACGTGCCGCCCCGCGAGGTGGAGGGCCTGCCGCGCTTCTGGGGCGGGGCTGTGGGCTACGTGACCTACGACGCCGTGCGGCGCTTCGAGCCCAAGGTGGGCGCTGCGCTCGGCCCGGACGACGAGTGGGAGTTCTGCTTCGGCATCGGCGGCACGCTGCTCATCTTCGACAGCGTGAAGCAGGTCATCAAGGTGGTGGCCCCCGCGCACGTGCCCGCTGGCGCCGACGTGGACGCCGCGTACCACGCCGCGGTCGCGCGAGTGGAAGGCGCCATCGCGCAGCTGGCCACGCCCCGTCATCCGCGCCCGCTGTCGTTGCCCGAGCGACCCAGCCTCGAGCTGCCGCCCAGCAACTTCGAGCGCGCCCGCTTCGAGGCCGCCGTGGTGCGCGCACAGGAGTACATCCGCGCCGGAGACATCTTCCAGGTGGTGCTCTCGCAGCGCTTCCGCGTGCCCCTCACGCCGGGCTTCGACGTCTACGACGTCTACCGCGCCATGCGGTCCATCAACCCGTCTCCGTACATGTACTTCCTGCGCTTCTCGGAGCTGCAGATCGCGGGCGCCAGCCCCGAGACGCTGGTGCGCTTGGAAGACGGCGTGGTCAGCGTGCGCCCCATCGCCGGCACGCGTCACCGCGGGGCCACAGCGGAAGAAGACCAGGCCATCGCGGAAGAGCTGCTGGCCGACCCGAAGGAACGCGCCGAGCACGTGATGCTGGTGGACCTGGGCCGCAACGACGTGGGGCGCATCAGCGGCCCTGGCGAGGTGCGCGTCACCGACCAGATGATGATCGAGCGCTACTCGCACGTGATGCACATCGTCTCCAACGTGGAGGGCAAGCTGGCCGCGGGCAGCGACGCGCTCGACGTGCTGCGCGCCACCTTCCCGGCCGGGACGCTGAGCGGTGCGCCCAAGGTGCGCGCCATGCAGATCATCGAGGAGCTCGAGCCCGAGCGGCGCGGCGTGTACGGCGGCGCCGTCGGCTACATCGGCTTCGACGGCAACATGGACGTGGCCATCGCCATCCGCACCGTGGTGGCGCGCGACGGAGCGCTGTTGCTGCAAGCGGGCGCGGGCGTGGTCGAGGCCTCGGTTCCCGCGTCCGAATGGCAGGAGACCGTCAACAAGGCGAGGGCCGGCTTGGTGGCCCTGTCGGTCGGCGTTTCGGGCGCAAAACAAGGCTGA
- a CDS encoding TetR/AcrR family transcriptional regulator, which translates to MSAQGGDENRKPGRPRLDAEPTFDREHALRVALRVFARDGFEGASVRQISREVGVSHTLLHHYFGSKTQLWQASIDQSFGAIGAELLPRVGHLRGELSILQQVHALVVQYVMLASEFPEGFQIVTYEGARGGERLDYILDNHVRRFLDVTQRMVKTAGDLGLIRKVPWASLFFLVFSGGPALLALGEFAKGIGARPEGMTEREFLEQHAQATADMFVAALAPPAAGTSKS; encoded by the coding sequence ATGAGCGCCCAAGGCGGCGACGAAAACCGCAAGCCTGGGCGGCCGCGCCTGGACGCCGAGCCCACCTTCGACCGCGAGCACGCGCTGCGGGTGGCGCTCCGCGTGTTCGCGCGCGACGGCTTCGAGGGCGCGAGCGTCCGGCAGATCAGCCGCGAGGTGGGCGTCAGCCACACGCTGCTGCACCATTACTTCGGCTCGAAGACCCAGCTCTGGCAGGCCAGCATCGACCAGAGCTTCGGGGCCATCGGCGCCGAGCTGCTGCCACGCGTGGGGCACCTCCGCGGTGAGCTCTCCATCCTGCAGCAGGTGCACGCCCTGGTCGTGCAGTACGTCATGCTGGCGTCCGAGTTCCCCGAGGGCTTCCAGATCGTCACCTACGAAGGAGCGCGTGGTGGCGAGCGCTTGGACTACATCCTCGACAACCACGTGCGCCGCTTCCTCGACGTGACGCAACGCATGGTGAAGACGGCGGGCGACCTCGGGCTGATCCGCAAGGTGCCATGGGCGTCGCTGTTCTTCTTGGTGTTCAGCGGCGGCCCCGCACTCTTGGCTCTGGGCGAGTTCGCGAAGGGCATCGGCGCGCGTCCCGAGGGCATGACCGAGCGCGAGTTCCTCGAGCAGCACGCGCAGGCCACGGCCGACATGTTCGTGGCAGCCCTCGCGCCCCCCGCCGCCGGCACCTCCAAAAGTTGA
- a CDS encoding ABC transporter ATP-binding protein: MKSARQVLLAALREQLGRGALAVAGFALAAGATAVLAALVGPLVASLDHASPSGETLPGPLAFLPRLEPRQLVLGVALLMLARAAARYFGTIAAGAVQQAAVRNLRIHLHDHLLHLSSSAWARLAPGELASRLGAEVGAVRGLVHIVISHTFQHALMATALATLAIRLDTRVATYALLMAAPLAIVAWRLSRAARPATHAVHVAEARVAELAGEHGVLVPLVRAYGAEAYAAQQLRDAAKESEQAVMRALMAQQRVGPVLEVLAAALGAGTVALFGVLDLGLPLATSISLFAALLLLLRPLQALASSLPAVYSGLASLERLEQILALPRVDARHDMVDGVSSAHNATERSPAEVAIALEGVDFAYQPGVPVLHDVTLRISAGERVAITGRSGEGKSTLLMILAGLLPPIRGARRMHGEDVTGVPADLAWVPQDALFFADTLLANLAFGAPQDAARAHDVLDRVGLGTLVRSLPQGLDTLLAGRGRQLSGGERQRLSIARGLYRRPRILLLDEVTSALDTQSEAEVLAALGAVAQQGTALVFVSHRPTVAAFADRVVTLDGGRVVSDRAPDASPPSPV; this comes from the coding sequence TTGAAGAGCGCTCGCCAGGTCTTGCTCGCCGCCCTCCGTGAGCAGCTCGGAAGAGGAGCCCTCGCGGTCGCTGGGTTCGCCCTCGCGGCCGGCGCCACGGCGGTGCTCGCGGCCCTGGTAGGGCCATTGGTGGCCAGCCTCGATCACGCTTCGCCCAGCGGCGAAACGCTGCCCGGGCCGCTCGCCTTCCTGCCGCGCCTCGAGCCCCGCCAGCTGGTGCTGGGAGTGGCCCTGCTCATGCTGGCGCGCGCCGCAGCCCGGTACTTCGGGACCATCGCGGCGGGGGCGGTTCAGCAGGCCGCTGTACGCAACCTGCGCATTCACCTACACGATCACCTCCTTCATCTATCGTCCTCGGCGTGGGCCCGGTTGGCTCCCGGGGAGCTGGCCAGCCGGTTGGGTGCAGAAGTGGGGGCCGTGCGGGGCCTGGTGCACATTGTAATCTCACATACATTTCAACACGCGCTGATGGCGACTGCATTGGCTACCCTGGCCATCCGACTGGACACCCGAGTGGCCACCTACGCGCTGCTGATGGCTGCCCCGCTGGCCATCGTGGCGTGGCGGCTGTCGCGTGCGGCCCGCCCTGCCACCCACGCGGTGCACGTGGCCGAAGCGCGGGTGGCCGAGCTGGCAGGGGAGCATGGCGTGCTGGTCCCGCTCGTGCGCGCCTATGGCGCCGAGGCCTACGCCGCCCAGCAGCTGCGGGACGCCGCCAAGGAGTCGGAGCAGGCCGTCATGCGCGCGCTCATGGCTCAGCAGCGCGTGGGCCCCGTCCTCGAGGTGCTCGCCGCCGCGCTGGGCGCCGGCACGGTGGCGCTCTTCGGCGTGTTGGACCTGGGGCTGCCGCTCGCCACCAGCATCAGCCTGTTTGCCGCGCTGTTGTTGCTGCTGCGCCCGCTGCAGGCGCTGGCCAGCAGCCTGCCCGCGGTCTACTCCGGGCTCGCCAGCCTCGAGCGCCTCGAGCAGATCCTGGCCCTCCCACGGGTAGACGCGCGGCACGACATGGTCGACGGGGTCAGCAGTGCCCACAACGCCACCGAGAGATCGCCGGCGGAGGTCGCGATCGCGCTCGAAGGCGTGGACTTTGCCTATCAGCCGGGCGTGCCCGTGCTGCACGACGTCACCCTCCGCATCAGCGCAGGTGAGCGCGTGGCCATCACCGGCCGCAGCGGCGAGGGCAAGTCCACTCTCCTCATGATCCTGGCAGGACTGTTGCCGCCCATCAGGGGCGCGCGTCGGATGCACGGCGAAGACGTGACCGGCGTGCCGGCCGACCTCGCATGGGTGCCACAGGACGCGCTGTTCTTCGCCGACACGCTCCTGGCCAACCTGGCCTTCGGCGCACCGCAGGACGCCGCCCGCGCTCACGACGTGCTGGACCGGGTGGGCCTCGGAACGCTCGTGCGCAGCCTGCCCCAAGGGCTCGACACGCTGCTGGCAGGGCGCGGACGTCAGCTGTCGGGGGGTGAACGCCAGCGCCTCTCCATCGCGCGTGGGCTGTACCGCCGTCCGCGGATCCTGCTCTTGGACGAGGTCACGTCCGCGCTCGACACCCAGTCGGAGGCCGAGGTGCTGGCCGCGCTCGGCGCCGTGGCCCAGCAGGGGACCGCGCTGGTGTTCGTGAGCCACCGCCCCACGGTGGCTGCGTTCGCCGACCGAGTCGTCACGCTGGACGGAGGTCGAGTGGTGAGCGATCGTGCGCCCGATGCGTCGCCGCCCTCTCCGGTCTGA
- a CDS encoding VanW family protein, translating to MNSPSRWWTHARTAVGVGMLGGAALLSLPSVLPSRAAATDQSAPPLVRIAGQRVELTDPAAQARRIADEWAHAPQRLQLTEQTLLRTRAELGGSVDVEHLTRLLTDVQNPASALRRRAESASELELALPVRFDAEPARELLLELKRQHDHPPSDARFNPDTREVIPERAGLSLDVWATLDDLDDAMHHGAPEIAVRVVRTDAQRTARELREVRVDARLGDFETRYSLNESAADRTHNLRVAARKIDGLVLLPGEVFDFNAVVGERNEASGFRPAPVIAGGELVDGLGGGACQIAGTIHAAAFFAGLTILERHPHSRPSFYIKLGLDAAVSYPTINLVFRNDHPFPVVIRMQLEGGAARSEVLGLEQRDMVTFVRRVDGVTPYTESETQDSSLPSGVRVLGQRGVPGFRVSRWRIIRSMESNQARREASVDIYPPTTQIWRVGTGGPPPEGYVAEGDGHPEYTADEYTTMTQGPGIRGTDVVRTPGFSGLPGWTARMGMPQPPLVEPSPEDGN from the coding sequence GTGAACTCTCCTTCGCGATGGTGGACGCACGCGCGCACGGCGGTCGGTGTCGGCATGCTCGGTGGCGCCGCGCTCCTGAGCCTGCCTTCCGTCTTGCCCTCGCGCGCGGCCGCCACGGACCAGAGCGCCCCGCCGCTGGTGCGCATTGCCGGGCAGCGTGTGGAGCTGACCGACCCAGCGGCCCAGGCGCGGCGCATCGCCGACGAGTGGGCCCACGCCCCGCAGCGCTTGCAGCTCACGGAGCAGACGCTGCTGCGCACGCGCGCGGAGCTGGGCGGGAGCGTGGACGTGGAGCACCTCACGCGCTTGCTGACCGACGTGCAGAACCCCGCGAGCGCCCTGCGGCGCCGGGCCGAGAGCGCGAGCGAGTTGGAGCTTGCGCTGCCCGTGCGCTTCGACGCCGAGCCAGCACGCGAGCTGCTGTTGGAGCTCAAGCGCCAGCACGATCACCCACCGAGCGACGCGCGCTTCAACCCGGACACGCGCGAGGTCATCCCCGAGCGGGCGGGGCTCTCGCTGGACGTGTGGGCCACGCTCGACGACCTCGACGACGCGATGCACCACGGCGCCCCCGAGATCGCCGTGCGCGTGGTGCGAACGGACGCCCAGCGCACCGCACGAGAGCTGCGCGAGGTGCGCGTGGACGCTCGCCTCGGCGACTTCGAGACTCGCTACAGCCTCAACGAGAGCGCGGCCGACCGCACGCACAACCTGCGCGTCGCGGCGCGCAAGATCGACGGCCTGGTGCTGCTGCCGGGCGAGGTGTTCGACTTCAACGCCGTGGTGGGCGAGCGCAACGAGGCCAGCGGCTTCCGCCCGGCTCCGGTCATCGCCGGCGGTGAGCTGGTGGACGGCCTCGGAGGCGGCGCCTGCCAGATCGCGGGCACCATCCACGCGGCGGCGTTCTTCGCGGGCCTCACCATCCTCGAGCGCCACCCGCACAGCCGTCCCAGCTTCTACATCAAGCTGGGCCTCGACGCGGCGGTCAGCTACCCCACCATCAACCTGGTGTTCCGCAACGATCACCCTTTCCCCGTGGTCATCCGCATGCAGCTCGAGGGCGGCGCGGCGCGCTCCGAAGTGCTGGGGCTCGAGCAGCGCGACATGGTCACGTTCGTGCGGCGCGTGGACGGCGTGACTCCGTACACCGAGTCCGAGACGCAGGACAGCAGCTTGCCCTCCGGCGTGCGCGTGCTGGGCCAGCGCGGCGTGCCGGGCTTTCGTGTGAGCCGCTGGCGCATCATCCGCAGCATGGAGAGCAACCAGGCGCGCCGCGAAGCCTCCGTGGACATCTACCCGCCCACCACCCAGATTTGGCGCGTGGGCACCGGGGGCCCGCCTCCCGAGGGCTACGTCGCCGAGGGCGATGGTCACCCCGAGTACACGGCCGACGAGTACACCACCATGACCCAGGGCCCGGGCATCCGCGGCACCGACGTGGTGCGCACGCCCGGCTTCTCGGGGCTGCCCGGCTGGACCGCGCGCATGGGGATGCCTCAGCCCCCGCTGGTGGAGCCGAGCCCCGAAGACGGCAACTGA
- a CDS encoding serine hydroxymethyltransferase, with translation MSELQQMDPEIANLITREEARQHRTMRLIPSENYAWPAVMEACGSVLNNKYSEGYPGKRYYEGQEFIDGVESLAISRVKELFGVDHANVQPYSGSPANLAVYFAFCKPGDTVMGMGLPSGGHLTHGWNVSISGAYFNAVQYGVRQSDHLIDFDQVASLAREHKPKLLFCGATAYPRLIDFARFAEIAREVGAILVADIAHISGLVAGGAHPSPVGLAEVISSTTHKTLRGPRGGMIMCDQKHQKAIDKSVFPGLQGGPHNGTTAGIAVAAKLAMTPEFKQYAANVVENARVLAQRLEERGFALITGGTDNHLVLMDLTPKGVSGKIAAQALDRAGIVTNYNSIPFDPRKPFDPSGVRIGTPAITARGMGPAEMRQLGDWMADVVEDVENAGKLAGIAADVKALCDQFPAPGIPVTAS, from the coding sequence ATGTCCGAGCTGCAGCAGATGGATCCCGAGATCGCCAACCTCATCACCCGTGAGGAGGCCCGGCAGCACCGCACCATGCGCCTGATCCCCTCGGAGAACTACGCCTGGCCGGCCGTCATGGAGGCCTGCGGCAGCGTCCTCAACAACAAGTACTCCGAGGGCTACCCCGGCAAGCGCTACTACGAGGGCCAGGAGTTCATCGACGGCGTGGAGTCGTTGGCCATCTCGCGCGTGAAGGAGCTGTTCGGCGTGGACCACGCCAACGTGCAGCCCTACTCCGGCTCGCCGGCCAACCTCGCGGTCTACTTCGCGTTCTGCAAGCCCGGCGACACCGTCATGGGCATGGGCCTGCCCAGCGGCGGCCACCTCACGCACGGCTGGAACGTCAGCATCAGCGGCGCCTACTTCAACGCCGTGCAGTACGGCGTGCGTCAGTCGGACCACCTCATCGACTTCGATCAGGTCGCGTCACTCGCCCGCGAGCACAAGCCCAAGCTGCTCTTCTGCGGCGCCACCGCCTACCCGCGCCTCATCGACTTCGCGCGCTTCGCGGAGATCGCGCGCGAGGTGGGCGCCATCCTGGTGGCCGACATCGCGCACATCAGCGGCCTGGTGGCCGGCGGCGCGCACCCGAGCCCGGTGGGCCTCGCCGAGGTGATCAGCTCCACCACGCACAAGACCCTGCGCGGACCGCGCGGCGGCATGATCATGTGCGACCAGAAGCACCAGAAGGCCATCGACAAGTCGGTGTTCCCGGGCCTCCAGGGCGGTCCCCACAACGGCACCACCGCGGGCATCGCCGTCGCCGCCAAGCTGGCCATGACCCCCGAGTTCAAGCAGTACGCGGCCAACGTGGTGGAGAACGCGCGCGTCCTCGCGCAGCGCCTCGAGGAGCGTGGCTTCGCGCTCATCACCGGGGGCACCGACAACCACCTGGTGCTCATGGACCTCACGCCCAAGGGCGTGTCCGGCAAGATCGCCGCGCAGGCGCTGGACCGCGCCGGCATCGTGACCAACTACAACTCCATCCCCTTCGACCCGCGCAAGCCGTTCGATCCGAGTGGCGTGCGCATCGGCACGCCCGCCATCACGGCGCGCGGCATGGGGCCCGCCGAGATGCGTCAGCTGGGCGACTGGATGGCCGACGTGGTGGAAGACGTCGAGAACGCCGGCAAGCTCGCCGGCATCGCCGCCGACGTGAAGGCGCTTTGCGACCAGTTCCCCGCGCCCGGCATCCCCGTCACCGCATCGTGA
- a CDS encoding HEAT repeat domain-containing protein: protein MLVLPLAAGVAHTPGSRAHAGAPMPEDLGDAPLPTSPPRVPPTAPVAPSAEGALGRPGQRVSLVARNNAAGAPELLADGARVTGLPYLPTRLEARSVTLPAGTVLLLTTRGEGARTDVLLLVRRGARVTVVDVARTDWTGDPGERTARFLTVIEGGEHPRIVRGRSMERAQVCGSELTPLETQSLDPRTLTWNDEPQDPRGARVPTQTRTATLANAALQGPRLDALRFDVASSGGGEATLERAPRPVAITDRDTGTAWVEAEPSRGSVAFASGRYDASEWPVRTVSLVPVPTGAPAGYAAPEYVDIAAPDGLVRIELPPSPTPGARYAVELDPPVRFRCITVLLPTRADVRGQHVGLAELALHSEFDGEDGATRLIAELAAGGSRGVSAARLLRGLGASGATAIRTAWPDMTAREQRLAVRVLADLAGSEPIAREALLAPARSPDGELREAALEALRAGGAGNELTTLMTEGSDEAAQILARAIPGRALLVLLPALETPGGVARAGLRAAIGEALQRAPEDALAVATLWAAEPHAVEASAIVAQALGALGEPGAALGASLLRDAAARATTFEDVWRVTAAAAALPSEAELDAWLRGRVGDDERWMIRTEAATSLHARQSPLAADAARTLAADVFPRARERAASLMAVETDRAVLLTLAQRDPWPRVRAAAIGALASDPEARALMVGALNDPKARVRLAAIEAFRTARDGQAMDAIAQRLARPNELAAVQRAAVRYLGELDAHAHVETLIAVVDRGRQPSAYDPDIETAVLAVSVLGRLGGPRATEYLVSLRDGGPPEAIQAAAARALGAGRAPGGATP from the coding sequence GTGTTGGTGCTTCCCCTCGCGGCCGGTGTCGCGCACACGCCCGGTTCCAGAGCCCACGCCGGCGCCCCCATGCCCGAGGACCTGGGCGACGCGCCCTTGCCGACTAGCCCCCCGCGCGTTCCGCCAACCGCCCCGGTCGCACCCTCCGCCGAAGGGGCCCTCGGGCGCCCGGGTCAGCGGGTGTCGCTGGTGGCGCGCAACAACGCAGCGGGCGCGCCGGAGCTGCTGGCCGACGGGGCGCGCGTGACGGGCCTTCCTTATCTCCCCACTCGCCTCGAGGCGCGCAGCGTGACGCTGCCGGCGGGCACGGTGCTGCTGCTCACCACACGAGGGGAAGGCGCGCGCACCGACGTGCTGCTGCTGGTGCGCCGCGGGGCACGCGTGACGGTGGTGGACGTGGCCCGCACCGACTGGACCGGCGACCCCGGCGAGCGCACGGCGCGCTTCCTGACCGTGATCGAAGGCGGCGAGCACCCGCGCATCGTCCGCGGTCGTTCTATGGAGCGCGCGCAGGTCTGCGGCTCGGAGCTGACGCCCCTCGAGACACAGTCGCTCGACCCGCGCACGCTCACGTGGAACGACGAGCCCCAGGATCCGCGCGGCGCGCGGGTGCCCACCCAGACGCGCACCGCCACGCTGGCGAACGCTGCGCTCCAGGGGCCTCGGCTGGATGCACTGCGCTTCGACGTGGCCAGCTCGGGTGGCGGAGAGGCCACGCTCGAGCGCGCTCCGCGCCCCGTGGCGATCACCGACCGAGACACCGGCACCGCGTGGGTGGAGGCCGAGCCCTCACGCGGCAGCGTGGCCTTCGCGAGCGGTCGCTACGACGCCTCCGAGTGGCCCGTGCGCACCGTCAGCCTGGTGCCCGTCCCCACCGGCGCACCCGCTGGTTACGCTGCGCCCGAGTACGTGGACATCGCCGCCCCCGACGGCTTGGTGCGCATCGAGCTGCCGCCCAGCCCTACCCCCGGCGCGCGCTACGCGGTGGAGCTGGACCCGCCCGTGCGCTTTCGTTGCATCACGGTGCTGCTGCCCACGCGCGCCGACGTGCGCGGCCAGCACGTGGGCCTGGCCGAGCTCGCGCTGCACTCCGAGTTCGACGGCGAAGACGGCGCCACACGCTTGATCGCGGAGCTCGCCGCTGGTGGCTCGCGTGGGGTGAGCGCCGCGCGGCTGCTGCGTGGCCTCGGCGCGAGCGGAGCCACGGCCATCCGCACGGCCTGGCCCGATATGACCGCGCGCGAACAGCGGCTCGCGGTGCGGGTGCTGGCCGACCTGGCAGGGTCCGAGCCCATCGCGCGCGAGGCCCTGCTGGCGCCTGCACGGAGCCCGGACGGCGAGCTGCGAGAAGCGGCGCTGGAGGCCCTGCGGGCTGGGGGCGCGGGCAACGAGCTGACCACGTTGATGACGGAAGGCAGCGACGAGGCCGCGCAGATCCTCGCCCGCGCCATCCCTGGGCGCGCCCTGCTGGTGCTGCTGCCCGCGCTCGAGACGCCCGGCGGGGTCGCGCGCGCAGGCCTCCGCGCTGCGATAGGCGAGGCGCTGCAGCGGGCCCCCGAAGACGCATTGGCGGTCGCCACCCTCTGGGCTGCCGAGCCACACGCCGTGGAGGCGAGCGCCATCGTGGCACAGGCGCTCGGCGCGCTGGGTGAGCCGGGGGCCGCGTTGGGCGCCTCGCTGCTCCGTGATGCCGCCGCGCGCGCCACCACGTTCGAGGACGTCTGGCGCGTGACCGCCGCCGCCGCCGCGCTGCCGTCCGAGGCCGAGCTGGACGCTTGGCTGCGGGGGCGAGTGGGCGACGACGAGCGCTGGATGATCCGCACCGAGGCGGCCACCAGCCTGCACGCGCGCCAGTCGCCCCTCGCCGCCGACGCGGCACGCACCCTGGCCGCCGACGTGTTCCCGCGTGCACGCGAGCGCGCCGCCTCCTTGATGGCCGTCGAAACGGACCGCGCGGTGTTGCTCACGCTCGCCCAGCGGGACCCGTGGCCGCGCGTGCGAGCCGCCGCGATCGGCGCCCTGGCCAGCGACCCCGAGGCCCGTGCGCTCATGGTGGGAGCCCTGAACGACCCCAAGGCGCGCGTGCGTTTGGCCGCCATCGAGGCGTTCCGTACGGCACGCGACGGCCAGGCCATGGACGCCATCGCCCAGCGCCTGGCGCGCCCGAACGAGCTGGCCGCCGTGCAGCGTGCCGCCGTGCGCTACCTGGGCGAGCTGGACGCCCACGCCCACGTGGAGACGCTCATCGCCGTGGTCGATCGGGGCCGGCAGCCCAGCGCCTACGACCCGGACATCGAGACCGCCGTGCTGGCCGTGTCCGTACTGGGGCGTCTCGGCGGCCCACGCGCCACGGAGTACCTGGTCTCGCTGCGCGACGGCGGCCCCCCCGAGGCCATCCAGGCTGCCGCCGCGCGAGCCCTCGGTGCTGGCAGGGCTCCTGGGGGCGCCACCCCCTGA